In Streptomyces hawaiiensis, one genomic interval encodes:
- a CDS encoding GTP cyclohydrolase II, with the protein MPDTPAVIATPRSRVRVPLRFHDGYEADAELVTFHGLADGQEHVAVVLGEPGPVPLVRLHSECLTGDVFGSARCDCGPQLREAVERIAERGGVLLYLRQEGRGIGLYNKLDAYALQEEGLDTYEANAALGLPEDARDYTAAAQMLRALGIGELDLLSNNPDKAGQLRSLGVGVRDRVPTGVFTTAHNVRYLRAKVLQTQHTLPLAALTELSAG; encoded by the coding sequence ATGCCCGACACCCCCGCCGTCATCGCCACCCCGCGCTCCCGCGTCCGGGTCCCGCTGCGCTTCCACGACGGCTACGAGGCCGACGCCGAGCTCGTCACCTTCCACGGGCTGGCCGACGGCCAGGAGCACGTGGCCGTGGTCCTCGGCGAGCCCGGCCCGGTCCCGCTGGTGCGGCTGCACTCCGAGTGCCTGACCGGGGACGTGTTCGGCTCCGCCCGCTGCGACTGCGGCCCGCAGCTGCGCGAGGCGGTCGAGCGCATCGCCGAGCGCGGCGGCGTGCTCCTCTACCTCCGCCAGGAGGGCCGGGGCATCGGCCTCTACAACAAGCTCGACGCGTACGCCCTCCAGGAGGAGGGACTCGACACGTACGAGGCGAACGCGGCGCTGGGACTTCCCGAGGACGCCCGCGACTACACGGCGGCGGCCCAGATGCTCCGTGCCCTGGGCATCGGCGAGCTGGACCTGCTCTCCAACAACCCCGACAAGGCGGGGCAGTTGCGGTCCCTGGGCGTCGGCGTCCGCGACCGCGTTCCCACGGGCGTCTTCACCACCGCCCACAACGTCCGCTACCTGCGGGCGAAGGTCCTCCAGACCCAGCACACGCTGCCGCTCGCCGCGCTGACGGAGCTCAGCGCCGGCTGA
- a CDS encoding PrsW family intramembrane metalloprotease gives MATSPPHPSYPSGPTEGAPLAGPGTAGSLRHAHWWQRAWVRYGALSTLLAISGLVILALVREETGTEGFLVGLGLAVLPVPLLIAAFRWLDRVEPGPWRNLLFCFAWGACAAALIAIVANSFATRWIATATADPSSADTLGATVIAPVVEESAKAAAVLLVFLFRRRDFTGIVDGVVIAGVTATGFAFTENILYLGTAFGTDQLTGGTGIASVTAATFFVRIIMSPFAHPLFTVLTGIGFGISALSADRRHLRRVAFPLAGLLLAMGMHAMWNGSSAFGEYGFFAVYAAFMVPIFGLLTWLVIWTRQRELKTVRAELPAYAGAGWLTPTEPYALGSMRARRIARQYARRHAGRAAAREVARYEAYATSLAFLRHRARRGGASADFAVRERELLGELWRRRETARPALDHAARITAPPVPVTAPPWPVYGVYGYGPQPAPYPAYNPYRS, from the coding sequence GTGGCCACCAGCCCCCCACACCCGTCGTACCCCAGCGGTCCCACCGAGGGCGCGCCCCTCGCCGGCCCGGGCACCGCCGGCTCCTTGCGGCACGCCCACTGGTGGCAGCGCGCCTGGGTGCGCTACGGCGCGCTGAGCACGCTCCTCGCGATATCCGGCCTCGTCATCCTCGCCCTGGTCCGCGAGGAGACCGGCACGGAAGGGTTCCTGGTCGGGCTGGGGCTGGCCGTCCTCCCGGTGCCCCTGCTGATAGCCGCGTTCCGCTGGCTCGACCGGGTCGAACCCGGCCCCTGGCGCAACCTGCTGTTCTGCTTCGCCTGGGGCGCCTGCGCGGCGGCGCTGATAGCGATCGTCGCCAACAGCTTCGCGACGAGATGGATAGCGACGGCGACGGCGGACCCGTCCAGCGCGGACACCCTCGGCGCGACCGTGATAGCGCCGGTGGTCGAGGAGTCGGCCAAAGCCGCGGCGGTCCTCCTGGTCTTCCTCTTCCGGCGCCGCGACTTCACCGGCATCGTCGACGGCGTCGTCATAGCCGGCGTGACGGCCACCGGCTTCGCGTTCACCGAGAACATCCTCTACCTGGGCACCGCCTTCGGCACCGACCAGCTCACCGGCGGCACCGGCATCGCCTCCGTCACGGCGGCGACCTTCTTCGTGCGCATCATCATGTCGCCGTTCGCGCACCCGCTGTTCACGGTCCTCACCGGCATCGGCTTCGGCATCTCCGCGCTCTCGGCGGACCGCCGGCACCTGCGCCGCGTCGCCTTCCCGCTGGCCGGGCTGCTGCTCGCGATGGGCATGCACGCGATGTGGAACGGCTCCTCGGCCTTCGGCGAGTACGGGTTCTTCGCCGTCTACGCGGCGTTCATGGTGCCCATCTTCGGTCTGCTGACGTGGCTGGTGATCTGGACCCGGCAGCGGGAGCTGAAGACCGTACGTGCGGAGCTGCCCGCCTACGCCGGGGCCGGCTGGCTGACCCCGACGGAGCCGTACGCGCTCGGCTCGATGCGGGCCCGGCGGATCGCCCGCCAGTACGCCCGCCGGCACGCGGGCAGGGCGGCGGCCCGGGAGGTGGCGCGGTACGAGGCGTACGCGACGTCCCTGGCGTTCCTGCGGCACCGGGCCCGGCGGGGCGGCGCCTCGGCGGATTTCGCCGTACGGGAGCGGGAACTGCTCGGCGAACTGTGGCGGCGCCGGGAAACGGCCCGCCCCGCGCTGGACCACGCGGCGCGGATCACCGCCCCTCCGGTCCCGGTGACGGCCCCGCCCTGGCCGGTGTACGGGGTGTACGGGTACGGCCCCCAGCCGGCGCCGTACCCCGCGTACAACCCGTACCGCTCCTGA
- a CDS encoding aldo/keto reductase, whose amino-acid sequence MTSLRKLGSSDLEVFPLALGGNVFGWTADEDQSFAVLDAYTAAGGNFIDTADSYSAWVEGNQGGESETVLGTWLKARGNRSDVVVATKVSQHPEFRGLSADTIKAAADASLRRLGTDYIDLYYTHFDQPDVPVEEIIGALDSLVKAGKVRHIAASNISAERLRASLEFSDREGLARYVALQPHYNLVSRDTYEGELQDLAERTGLAAVPYFALASGFLTGKYRPGTAVESARAGSAATHLETERGQRVLAALDEVAGAHDVPVATVALAWLAAQPTVAAPIASARTVEQLPALTGVGELTLSEAEIGRLTQASA is encoded by the coding sequence ATGACTTCTCTTCGCAAACTCGGCTCCTCCGACCTCGAGGTCTTCCCGCTCGCCCTCGGCGGCAACGTCTTCGGCTGGACCGCCGACGAGGACCAGTCGTTCGCCGTCCTCGACGCCTACACCGCCGCCGGCGGCAACTTCATCGACACCGCCGACTCCTACTCGGCCTGGGTCGAGGGCAATCAGGGCGGGGAGTCCGAGACCGTCCTCGGCACGTGGCTGAAGGCCCGCGGCAACCGCTCGGACGTCGTCGTCGCCACGAAGGTCAGCCAGCACCCCGAGTTCCGCGGCCTGTCCGCCGACACCATCAAGGCCGCCGCCGACGCCTCCCTGCGGCGCCTCGGCACCGACTACATCGACCTGTACTACACGCACTTCGACCAGCCCGACGTGCCCGTCGAGGAGATCATCGGCGCGCTCGACAGTCTCGTGAAGGCCGGGAAGGTGCGGCACATCGCCGCCTCCAACATTTCCGCCGAGCGGCTGCGGGCGTCCCTGGAGTTCTCCGACCGCGAGGGACTGGCCCGGTACGTCGCCCTCCAGCCGCACTACAACCTGGTCTCCCGCGACACCTACGAGGGCGAGCTCCAAGACCTCGCCGAGCGGACCGGCCTGGCCGCCGTGCCGTACTTCGCGCTCGCGTCCGGCTTCCTCACGGGCAAGTACCGGCCCGGCACGGCCGTGGAGAGCGCGCGGGCGGGGAGTGCGGCCACGCACCTGGAGACCGAGCGGGGGCAGCGGGTGCTGGCCGCCCTCGACGAGGTCGCCGGGGCGCACGACGTACCCGTGGCCACGGTGGCTCTGGCCTGGCTCGCCGCCCAGCCGACCGTGGCGGCGCCGATCGCTTCCGCGCGGACGGTGGAGCAGCTGCCCGCGCTGACCGGCGTCGGCGAGCTGACACTCTCGGAGGCCGAGATCGGGCGGCTCACGCAGGCTTCCGCCTGA
- the trmB gene encoding tRNA (guanosine(46)-N7)-methyltransferase TrmB has protein sequence MSDSVNPPEDPHPHPHTPGVPVRGTRAKGEPRFPDGPMADPAGSHFERRIRSFQPRRSRVTAGQADALQRLWPKWGLDIDGSRTLDLPELFGNDNPVVLEIGFGMGEATAQMAAADPATNILAVDVHTPGQGNLLNLADRNGLSHIRVGNGDAIILLREMLTPDSLGGLRVYFPDPWPKKRHHKRRIIQPDFLTLAATRLRPGAILHCATDWEPYAEQMLDVLTAHPDFENTQADGGFAPRPDFRPLTRFEGQGLDKGHVVNDLLFRRVQHVDQPPAGA, from the coding sequence GTGTCTGACTCCGTGAACCCCCCCGAAGACCCGCACCCGCACCCGCACACCCCCGGTGTCCCCGTCCGGGGTACCCGGGCCAAGGGAGAGCCACGCTTTCCCGACGGGCCGATGGCCGACCCCGCCGGGTCGCACTTCGAGCGGCGGATCCGGAGTTTCCAGCCGCGGCGCAGCCGGGTCACCGCCGGTCAGGCGGACGCGCTGCAGCGGCTGTGGCCCAAGTGGGGCCTGGACATCGACGGCAGCCGGACCCTCGACCTGCCCGAGCTGTTCGGCAACGACAACCCCGTCGTCCTGGAGATCGGCTTCGGCATGGGCGAGGCCACCGCCCAGATGGCCGCGGCCGACCCCGCCACGAACATCCTCGCCGTAGACGTCCACACCCCGGGCCAGGGCAACCTGCTCAATCTCGCCGACCGCAACGGCCTGTCCCACATCCGCGTCGGCAACGGCGACGCGATCATCCTCCTGCGCGAGATGCTCACCCCGGACTCCCTCGGCGGCCTGCGCGTCTACTTCCCCGACCCCTGGCCGAAGAAGCGGCACCACAAGCGCAGGATCATCCAGCCCGACTTCCTCACCCTCGCCGCCACCCGCCTCAGGCCCGGCGCGATCCTCCACTGCGCCACCGACTGGGAGCCGTACGCCGAACAGATGCTCGATGTCCTCACGGCACACCCGGACTTCGAGAACACGCAGGCGGACGGCGGTTTCGCGCCCCGTCCCGACTTCCGTCCGCTGACCCGTTTCGAGGGCCAGGGACTGGACAAGGGACATGTCGTGAACGACCTCCTCTTCCGTCGCGTACAGCACGTGGACCAGCCCCCCGCCGGCGCCTGA
- a CDS encoding MarR family winged helix-turn-helix transcriptional regulator — protein MTTRWLTPDEQRAWRAYIAASLLLEDAIDRQLQQDAGMPHLYYSILSVLSESPERRLRMTDLAERLKITRSRLTYAVTRLEKDGMLRREACRYDKRGSIAALTDEGFAVLERAAPGHVETVRSFLFDRLSEEQVGQLEEISAAIAQGLQEDGTRPAADDVPWRRRSSPACS, from the coding sequence ATGACGACTCGCTGGCTCACCCCCGATGAGCAGCGCGCCTGGCGCGCCTACATCGCCGCCTCGCTGCTCCTGGAGGACGCGATCGACCGGCAGCTCCAGCAGGACGCCGGCATGCCGCACCTGTACTACTCCATCCTGTCCGTCCTGTCGGAGTCACCGGAACGGCGGCTGCGCATGACCGATCTCGCCGAGCGGCTGAAGATCACGCGCAGCCGGCTGACGTACGCGGTCACGCGGCTGGAGAAGGACGGCATGCTGCGGCGCGAGGCCTGCCGGTACGACAAGCGGGGCAGCATCGCCGCGCTGACCGACGAGGGGTTCGCCGTGCTGGAGCGGGCGGCGCCCGGGCACGTCGAGACGGTGCGGAGCTTCCTGTTCGACCGGCTCAGCGAGGAGCAGGTGGGGCAACTGGAGGAGATCTCCGCGGCGATCGCGCAGGGTCTCCAGGAGGACGGGACCCGGCCGGCGGCGGACGACGTGCCGTGGCGGCGAAGGTCTTCACCGGCCTGTTCGTGA
- the lhgO gene encoding L-2-hydroxyglutarate oxidase has product MRVRITYDCDVLVIGGGIVGLSTAYAITRAAPGTRVIVLEKEPGPARHQTGRNSGVIHSGIYYRPGSLKARYAVRGAAEMVKFCAEYGIPHAVTGKLIVATDRAELPRLHALVQRGRENGIPVRELGASQIAEYEPEVRGLAAIHVGTTGICDFVAVARQLAHGSGAEIRYGTRVVRVDRRPERGVAVLTAAGDVVRGRVLVNCAGLQCDEIARLTGDDPDMRIVPFRGEYYELARPELVRGLVYPVPDPAFPFLGVHLTRGIDGGVHVGPNAVPALAREGYGWGTVRPRELGSTLAWPGSWHIARRHWRYGAGELRRSLSKRAFTEAVGRLLPGVSEDDLVPTAAGVRAQAVLRDGTLVDDFLIREAPRTVHVLNAPSPAATASLPIGREVARRALSAL; this is encoded by the coding sequence GTGCGCGTGCGGATCACATACGACTGTGACGTGCTGGTGATCGGCGGCGGCATCGTCGGCCTGTCGACGGCGTACGCGATCACACGCGCCGCACCGGGCACACGTGTCATCGTCCTGGAGAAGGAACCGGGCCCGGCCCGCCACCAGACCGGCCGCAACAGCGGCGTCATCCACAGCGGCATCTACTACCGCCCCGGCTCCCTCAAGGCGCGCTACGCGGTGCGGGGCGCGGCGGAGATGGTCAAGTTCTGCGCCGAGTACGGCATCCCGCACGCGGTCACCGGCAAGCTGATCGTCGCCACCGACCGCGCGGAGCTGCCCCGTCTGCACGCACTCGTGCAGCGCGGCCGGGAGAACGGGATCCCGGTGCGGGAGCTGGGCGCGTCCCAGATCGCGGAGTACGAACCGGAGGTGCGGGGCCTCGCCGCGATACACGTCGGCACGACGGGCATCTGCGACTTCGTCGCGGTCGCCCGCCAGCTGGCCCACGGCTCGGGCGCGGAGATCCGCTACGGCACGCGGGTCGTGCGCGTCGACCGGCGCCCCGAGCGGGGAGTCGCCGTGCTCACGGCCGCGGGGGACGTCGTACGCGGGCGGGTCCTGGTGAACTGCGCGGGTCTGCAGTGCGACGAGATCGCCCGGCTCACCGGGGACGACCCTGACATGCGGATCGTGCCGTTCCGGGGCGAGTACTACGAGCTGGCCCGACCGGAGCTGGTGCGCGGCCTGGTCTACCCCGTGCCCGATCCGGCGTTCCCGTTCCTCGGGGTGCATCTCACGCGGGGCATCGACGGGGGCGTCCATGTCGGGCCCAACGCGGTGCCGGCGCTGGCCCGCGAGGGGTACGGGTGGGGCACGGTCCGCCCACGCGAGCTGGGCTCGACCCTGGCCTGGCCCGGCTCCTGGCACATCGCCCGCCGGCACTGGCGGTACGGGGCGGGTGAGCTGCGGCGATCCCTGTCCAAGAGGGCGTTCACGGAGGCGGTGGGCCGGCTGCTGCCCGGGGTGTCCGAGGACGACCTGGTGCCGACGGCGGCGGGTGTGCGGGCGCAGGCGGTTCTCCGCGACGGAACCCTGGTCGACGACTTCCTGATCCGCGAGGCCCCTCGCACGGTGCACGTCCTGAACGCACCGTCGCCCGCAGCCACGGCGTCCCTGCCGATCGGCCGAGAGGTGGCACGGAGGGCGTTGAGCGCGCTGTGA
- a CDS encoding M23 family metallopeptidase, with product MASNRPAPAAPLAPKRDTETFGYGGQRTDEGPFQEWNPTEESIRPVRGRHRVTKQRGGGLARSSTVLGVGVIAAVGAGGMASAQTGKPPVSISVPDLPSVGSLISDDDTPEGSATPLSSLGTTTADTEQATSGAGAGEALRARIMAQVERQQDQIETKAAQDAAAAAEKAAAEAVAKAEKEAKAKAAEAKKKAEEEARKKAEAERLAALAKQFTLPTSSYTITSSFGQAGAYWSSGYHTGLDFAAPTGTPIKAVHSGTITEAGWNGSYGYKTVLTLDDGTEIWYAHQSSIGVSVGQKVSTGDVIGRVGATGNVTGAHLHLEVHSAGSSNGIDPRAWLQGKGLNP from the coding sequence GTGGCGTCCAACCGGCCTGCCCCCGCGGCCCCGCTCGCGCCGAAGCGCGACACCGAAACCTTCGGCTACGGCGGTCAGCGCACCGACGAGGGCCCGTTCCAGGAGTGGAACCCCACCGAGGAGTCCATCCGTCCCGTCCGCGGCCGGCATCGCGTCACCAAGCAGCGCGGCGGAGGCCTCGCCCGCAGCTCCACCGTCCTGGGCGTCGGCGTCATAGCCGCCGTGGGTGCCGGCGGCATGGCCAGCGCCCAGACCGGCAAGCCCCCGGTGTCCATCTCCGTGCCGGACCTGCCCTCGGTGGGTTCCCTCATCTCGGACGACGACACCCCCGAAGGCTCCGCCACCCCGCTCAGCAGCCTCGGCACCACCACGGCGGACACCGAGCAGGCCACCTCCGGCGCCGGCGCCGGTGAGGCGCTGCGCGCCCGGATCATGGCCCAGGTCGAGCGCCAGCAGGACCAGATCGAGACCAAGGCCGCCCAGGACGCCGCGGCCGCCGCCGAGAAGGCAGCCGCGGAAGCGGTGGCCAAGGCGGAGAAGGAAGCCAAGGCCAAGGCCGCCGAAGCCAAGAAGAAGGCGGAGGAGGAGGCCAGGAAGAAGGCCGAGGCCGAGCGGCTCGCCGCCCTCGCCAAGCAGTTCACGCTGCCGACCTCCTCGTACACCATCACCTCCAGCTTCGGTCAGGCCGGCGCCTACTGGTCCTCCGGCTACCACACCGGCCTCGACTTCGCCGCCCCCACGGGCACGCCGATCAAGGCCGTCCACAGCGGCACCATCACCGAGGCGGGCTGGAACGGCTCGTACGGCTACAAGACCGTCCTCACCCTCGATGACGGCACCGAGATCTGGTACGCGCACCAGTCCTCCATCGGCGTCAGCGTCGGCCAGAAGGTCAGCACCGGCGACGTCATCGGCCGCGTGGGCGCAACCGGCAACGTCACCGGAGCGCACCTTCACCTCGAGGTCCACTCCGCTGGATCCTCGAACGGCATCGACCCGAGGGCGTGGCTGCAGGGCAAGGGACTCAACCCGTAA
- a CDS encoding dihydrofolate reductase family protein, whose amino-acid sequence MPHPYVLLSAAVSLDGYLDDTGPDRLLLSSPADFDRVDEVRARVDAILIGAGTIRADNPRLLVNSDERRAARTAAGKPEYPLKVTVSGSGDLDPDARFWHTGGEKVLYTTDRGAERARALGLATDATDIVPLGPDLDWRRLLTHLHDVRGVRRLMVEGGGLIHTQLLTQGLADELQLVLAPLFVGDPRAPRLFGPGGYQGGRLRLLETRRIEDVVLMRYEPTAPGTGPLPTAADHHWLALACELAERCPPSDTAFSVGAVVVAADGTELARGHSREAGDPVVHAEEAALAKLDPADPRLPGATVYSSLEPCARRASRPAPCARLILDAGVRRVVTAWREPDTFVTDADGSGLLAAQGVEVVVLPEHEERAKAPNRHLPG is encoded by the coding sequence ATGCCTCACCCGTACGTCCTGCTGTCCGCCGCCGTCTCCCTCGACGGCTACCTGGACGACACCGGACCCGACCGCCTGCTCCTGTCGAGCCCGGCCGACTTCGACCGGGTCGACGAGGTCCGGGCCCGCGTCGACGCGATCCTGATCGGCGCCGGCACCATCCGCGCCGACAACCCGCGGCTTCTGGTGAACTCCGACGAGCGCCGCGCCGCCCGCACGGCCGCCGGGAAACCGGAGTACCCCCTCAAGGTCACGGTCAGCGGCTCCGGCGACCTCGACCCAGACGCCCGCTTCTGGCACACCGGCGGCGAGAAGGTCCTCTACACGACCGACCGGGGCGCCGAACGCGCCCGTGCCCTCGGCCTCGCCACCGATGCCACCGACATCGTCCCGCTCGGCCCCGACCTCGACTGGCGGCGGCTCCTCACCCACCTGCACGACGTCCGGGGCGTACGGCGCCTCATGGTCGAGGGCGGCGGCCTGATCCACACCCAGCTCCTCACCCAGGGCCTGGCCGACGAACTCCAGCTGGTCCTCGCCCCGCTCTTCGTGGGCGACCCCCGGGCACCCCGCCTCTTCGGCCCCGGCGGCTACCAGGGCGGCCGCCTCCGGCTGCTGGAGACGCGGCGGATCGAGGACGTCGTCCTGATGCGCTACGAACCGACCGCCCCGGGCACCGGCCCCCTGCCCACCGCCGCCGACCACCACTGGCTGGCCCTCGCCTGCGAACTGGCCGAGCGCTGCCCGCCGTCGGACACGGCGTTCAGCGTGGGCGCGGTCGTGGTCGCAGCCGACGGCACGGAACTGGCCCGCGGCCACTCCCGCGAGGCCGGCGACCCGGTCGTGCACGCCGAGGAGGCGGCCCTCGCCAAGCTCGACCCGGCCGACCCGCGGCTGCCCGGCGCGACGGTGTACAGCAGCCTGGAGCCCTGCGCCCGTCGCGCCTCCCGCCCCGCACCCTGCGCCCGGCTGATCCTCGACGCGGGCGTACGACGGGTCGTCACGGCCTGGCGCGAGCCGGACACCTTCGTGACGGACGCCGACGGCAGCGGCCTTCTCGCGGCCCAGGGGGTGGAGGTCGTCGTCCTCCCGGAGCACGAGGAGCGGGCCAAGGCCCCGAACCGCCACCTGCCGGGCTGA
- a CDS encoding MarR family winged helix-turn-helix transcriptional regulator, translated as MTDLGGPGDHRARGPGDGPKAVASQIADAVESLTTLWSVAAQEASLRLSPHQLRALRTVQAAPGLNLTALADGLDIGAPTASRLCDRLAAAGLLERAPHPDTRREVQLWLTTHGQRVLRDVAGRRAQALATALAAMEPAERAALSRGLRGFLAAQDTTPGAGGAQGR; from the coding sequence GTGACCGATCTCGGCGGCCCCGGCGACCACCGGGCGAGGGGACCGGGCGATGGCCCGAAGGCCGTCGCATCGCAGATCGCCGATGCCGTGGAGAGTCTGACGACGCTGTGGTCGGTCGCCGCGCAGGAGGCGTCCCTGCGCCTGTCCCCGCACCAGCTGCGGGCGCTGCGCACCGTGCAGGCGGCGCCCGGCCTGAACCTGACGGCGCTCGCGGACGGCCTGGACATCGGCGCTCCCACGGCCAGCCGCCTCTGCGACCGCCTGGCGGCGGCCGGCCTGCTGGAGCGGGCCCCGCACCCCGACACCCGCCGTGAGGTGCAACTGTGGCTCACGACACACGGACAGCGCGTCCTGCGCGACGTCGCCGGCCGCCGCGCCCAGGCCCTTGCCACCGCACTGGCGGCGATGGAACCGGCAGAACGCGCGGCGCTGAGCAGGGGGTTGCGGGGCTTCCTGGCAGCCCAGGACACGACACCGGGCGCCGGTGGGGCGCAGGGGCGGTGA
- a CDS encoding MFS transporter, producing the protein MSREQRGPNEKLGAVLALAGISNAGLARRVNDLGAQRGLTLRYDKTSVARWVSKGMVPQGAAPHLIAAAIGQKLGRPVPLHEIGLADADPAPEVGLAFPRDVGQAVRSATDLYRLDLAGRRAGSGGIWQSLAGSFAVSAYATPASRWLITPADSSVARDVGPGEGSGAPLKVGHSDVQKLREAAEDARRWDSKYGGGDWRSSMVPECLRVEAAPLLLGSYSDEVGRALFGASAELTRLAGWMAFDTGQQEAAQRYYIQALRLARAAADVPLGGYVLATMSLQATYRGFGDEGVDLAQAALERNRGLATARTMSFFRLVEARAHARANDAPAAGGALKAAESWLERARPGDNDPSWLGFYSYDRFAADAAECYRDLKAPRQVRRFTEQALSKPTEEFVRSHGLRLVVSAVAELESGNLDAACEQGVRAVEVAGRISSARTTEYVKDLLHRLEPYGDEPQVVELRERARPLLMAPA; encoded by the coding sequence ATGTCCAGGGAGCAACGCGGGCCGAACGAAAAACTCGGCGCCGTTCTCGCCCTCGCGGGAATCAGCAACGCAGGCCTCGCGCGGCGCGTCAACGATCTTGGCGCTCAGCGAGGACTGACACTTCGTTATGACAAGACGTCGGTGGCGCGCTGGGTGTCGAAGGGCATGGTGCCGCAGGGTGCGGCTCCGCACCTCATCGCCGCCGCCATCGGCCAGAAGCTCGGCCGCCCGGTGCCGCTCCACGAGATCGGCCTGGCGGACGCGGACCCCGCGCCCGAAGTCGGCCTCGCCTTCCCACGGGACGTCGGCCAGGCGGTGAGGTCCGCGACCGACCTGTACCGCCTCGACCTCGCCGGCCGCCGGGCCGGTTCCGGCGGCATCTGGCAGTCGCTGGCCGGATCGTTCGCGGTGAGCGCATACGCGACGCCCGCCTCGCGATGGCTGATAACCCCGGCCGACAGTTCGGTCGCGCGTGACGTGGGCCCTGGCGAGGGCTCCGGCGCACCGCTCAAAGTCGGCCACAGCGATGTGCAGAAGCTGCGGGAGGCCGCCGAGGACGCGCGGCGCTGGGACTCCAAGTACGGCGGCGGCGACTGGCGTTCGTCCATGGTCCCCGAGTGCTTAAGGGTGGAGGCCGCTCCTCTGCTGCTCGGCTCGTACTCCGACGAGGTCGGCCGGGCCCTCTTCGGCGCCTCCGCCGAACTCACCCGGCTCGCGGGCTGGATGGCCTTCGACACGGGCCAGCAGGAAGCGGCCCAGCGCTACTACATCCAGGCCCTGCGCCTGGCCCGGGCTGCGGCGGATGTCCCCCTCGGGGGCTATGTGCTGGCCACCATGTCCCTCCAGGCCACCTACCGCGGCTTCGGCGACGAGGGCGTGGACCTCGCGCAGGCCGCCCTCGAACGCAACCGCGGCCTGGCGACGGCCCGCACCATGAGCTTCTTCCGCCTGGTCGAGGCCCGGGCACACGCGCGTGCGAACGACGCCCCGGCGGCCGGCGGTGCCCTGAAGGCGGCCGAGAGCTGGCTTGAGCGCGCCCGCCCCGGCGACAACGACCCGAGCTGGCTCGGCTTCTACTCCTACGACCGCTTCGCCGCCGACGCGGCCGAGTGCTACCGCGACCTCAAGGCACCCCGCCAGGTCCGCCGCTTCACCGAGCAGGCCCTGTCGAAGCCGACGGAGGAGTTCGTCCGCTCCCACGGCCTGCGCCTGGTCGTCTCGGCCGTCGCCGAACTGGAGTCGGGCAACCTGGACGCGGCGTGCGAGCAGGGAGTGCGCGCGGTGGAGGTCGCCGGGCGGATCTCCTCGGCCCGGACCACCGAGTACGTGAAGGATCTCCTGCACCGGCTGGAGCCGTACGGCGACGAGCCGCAGGTGGTGGAGCTCCGTGAGCGTGCACGACCCCTGCTGATGGCTCCGGCGTAG